DNA from Ziziphus jujuba cultivar Dongzao chromosome 2, ASM3175591v1:
tttaaaaaaataactaacccttttaaaaaagaattacaaataacttttttatttaataaagaatagattttgctttttaaatgtaaagagcctaattcattttttattcaatattataataatataatttaatacaatacataTTATCATGTCATTGTTATATCAATAGATGatttatgcaaaaaaaaaaaaaagaaattataagtcaagcaataaatatttatagaaaaataaaattaaaaaacataaataatattgttagaaaattttttaaaaattcatttttatgtttaaaaaaaatactatttataatgaagaattttctctttgttctaaagaatatatttaaatatatttttcatagcaaaatcaaatataaataacaatccATAATAAAAACGAACAATAACACATTAGtacttttcaaaaatcaatagcACAAGGAAAtgtaaattgtttattattattattattaccactcttttttttttttttacttcaaattattattattgcttgatatttttattagcAAAACATTTGAGAAAATAGTTTGGACTGCATCCACACACTAATACTGCAATGTAATTGACTGTATTTATGGATTATCTTTTTCGTATAATTAAGATTAATAGTTTTCAAAAGTTGGAACAATATTAAACCCTCAACCGCCAATTGTCATGTCATGTTCTGTTCATTAGCACACATTTTCCGCGCACAGTTTTTTATCCCATTCTTATCCCCCTTTAATCCATTTTTCAAAGTTCTTCATCCTCTTATTAATTAGTGGCAAAAAAATTGCATGGATTGgggattattaattaattttttactgaCAAAATTTGTTACATGATATGGATCCCACATGACTTAGATAGTCCCGGATgcatgcaatttttattttatttttatatttttatcagtcTATAagtatttttggataaaatgcCAAAATTCACAGCAAGCTACGTATTGATTTTGACTTCCCATCCAATGCGATATGACACACCAAGAATATCGTACTTATCTCAGTTTGCACATTTTTACACAATGATAGGATAGTTTACTAAAAATGTTCAGCTAGTTGGTGAATAGGTTCCCACAGATAATTAATTTGGCATTACATTAGAATTTGGAGccaccataaaaatattaaaaaaatcttgtGGGTTCATTTCTAGACAATCCAATGGGAACAAGTGCTCAAATTAATCGAAGGCATGCCATGAaagaaatacataaatatacatatatatatatatatatatatatatatatatatatattctcctcGATCCTCAAAatctaaaagaagaaaataaaaaaatatctcatCCTTTGCATGTATTTTCTTAAATACAAAGCATCTAACGCCTTCCAATCTTTCATTAAATATCATTCTTGTCCCTCCTCTATTCCGAACCGACCATTGCCAACCAGAGCAGgccaatttttataatatctccATTTGTACACCATGTCAGAaaacaaagatatatatatatatatataaatttttttttttttttcgaaaaagCCAATCTCCTAATTTGACCCGGTTTTATCATTTGACGGTGTAAAACCTTTTTGCCTGAATCGGGTGGGTACCGCCTCAAAAAGCCCAGTCGAATCAAGCCCACACCATTCCAACCCGAACCCGGcccataaatataaaacaagTGGCCCTCTTAAAACAATTAGCGCCTACCGCTAGAAATCCAAAAGGCGGTTCCGTTAGATTTGTAGAATAACCGCTCTCGTTCTTCTCGTTGTGGTCCTTGTTTCATCAATCATCTCCCTCTTCTCCAAGTAATTAaacagcttttttttttgttctttttctctctcatttcAAATACCTGCTTATAATTTCCAGAATAtccatttcattttcattcatAACAGATtcttaatcttcttcttcttcttcttccttgtcTACCACTTcatttgctctctctctctctctctatatatatatatatttttttttagttatttgctTGGCAATCAAGTTTCATGAACACACGTTCGTTCTAAAATTCAGAgcttctctgtttttctttacTCTAAGTTTGTTATAGAATTTAGTTtgagtttctctctctctttttttttttttttttttttatttgttgtagaAATAATGTGTACTTTTAGATTGGTTGCTTTGCAGTGTTAGAAACTCGTTGGCAATTTGTTACCCAATTTTCTGAATTTGTCCACTCCACTTTATAGATTTCATTTCCTATATTCTATGTGTTTTTCCGGTATGCAGTCATTGGGTTTTGAACGATTTACGTTTTTCTATGTTTCGGGCCTGATTCAAAAAGGTTCTGGGATTGTCTCTTTTTCCTCTTGATTTCGTAGTTAATTCTTTgatttgttaattttctttttttttttttaaagatctatataaaaaattttctttgatttctGATTTTTGAAATCGCATTAGCTTCTGTGTGTTTTTTCTTTGGTGGGTTCGGTTTGTACAAAAATGAAGTATAATGGAGATCAGAGTCGGTTTTACTCTGTTTTTCATCATGGTTTTGAGACACTACCACGTGATCATTCACCAGAAGAAAAACTCATTGATCGGATTTCGCATCCGGGTATCATCGATGCAGCCTCAGAAACCTTCGAAGATCAGGAATCATCATCGGTTTCCGACTGCGAAAGCGGCACATCTGGTACCAACTCCGACCAACTTCCATTCCATTCCAATGGTTTGCTCAAACTGGTTGAAGGGAACGAAGTACACGACCTTATCAAAAGGAGGTTCATTTCTGGTTTGGGTTCGCTTGGAGCTCAAGCTTCGGTCATAGCCATTTACAGAAACACATATTCTAGCGTTCTTGGACAGGCTCGGCTTCATACATTTCAGATACACTCTAAAGCAGTAGAGAAGAAATGTGGGGGCAATCCCAATGTGAAGTACGCTTGGTATGCACCTTCTTCTCACAATGACATCTCCAACATCATTTGCCATGGATTTGATCACCCTCAGAACAATGGATTATATGGCTCTGGAGCCTATCTTGCTCCTGATCATTGTCCTTTGGAATGGTAAGCTAAGCAAGCAAATATCTCATTTTAGTTaatttgttgctttttttttttttttttccataaacaaAATTGTTTGTAAAATGTAATTCTGAGTTTAATTAGGATGAGAACTTCTTTTGTTTGTGTAGCGTGAAAAGGTCAACTGCTGATGAGACCGGCCTAAAACACGTTTTGTTGTGCCGTGTGATATTGGGTAAGGCAGAGCTTGTGCCTCCCGGTTCTCAACAATGTCGTCCGAGTTGTGAAGACTTTGATTCGGGTGTGGACGATTTGTCATCTCCAAAGAAATATATAGTGTGGGGAATCCACATGAATACTCGCATCTTGCCGGAATACGTTATAAGTTTCAGAGATCCTCCTCCTCCATGCTTGGAAGGTAAGGCAAGGCAAAAAGTTGTTTCTAAGTAGCACGACATTTGGTGAAGTGTTTTGCTTTTTTGGCTGtatttctaattttgttttgtttttgtttaggGACTACAAGGATTGGAGAGCCTTTTAGAAAGCCTAAATCACCATGGATGCCATTTCCAGGTCTAATCTCTGCACTCTCAAAGTTTTTACCTCAGCCTACAATTGATTTGATCACCAAGTATCATCGACAACACAGGGTGAGTCTTGTGAGTCTTGTTTGCTTTTACCTGGGGCAGCTcattaatttcaatattttcttttttctttagttCGGTTGTTCTTGTTTGTGAATGACTTATTCTTTTGACATTTAATTTCCAGGATAAGAAGATTTCAAGGCCTGAACTAATTCAACGAGTGAGGCAACTAGCAGGAGATGAGTTGTTGATAAAAGTGATTAAATCTTTCAGAGCTAAAGTCGGAAATAGGTATAGTCTGTAGTCAcatttacaatattatttttttggccaaggATTGTTTACATCTTGTAGTATGGAATATTTGATACATTAGATGGAAATTTTACCTGCTTTAGATGGAAAACATTATTGATATAAGCTATCTAACTGGGGTGAAAAATCAATTGCCATGGTTCCTAAACTGTCCAATAGTGGtgaatatattcaaaatagatATTCCTTCACTTGCagcagtattttttttttttttattctttctagtatttaataattcaaaagcAGGGTGTGAGATGTATTTCATTATAGTTTTATATAGATGATGATGACGACAAATCCTGAACGATATGAAGTAGATGTTTGTTTGTAGTCTTTACTAATATAACTTTTCTGGAACTTTACAATTGGAAGGATATCAACAACTTCATCCGCTATGCATTATGTTCCACGCTATTGTCTAATAAGTTGAAGAAAATATTCTGCTTTTGTCTAACAATTTAAGCAAATATTCTTTGAGCACGTGTTAGTCAGGGTATAGAATTTTACTTTGTTACAAAGCGTTCGCCATTGGGTATTAATTCAAAGCGAATTGTTGTGTTAATATCAGTGGATTAAAAATGTGAATCTGACCAAGGGAATAAGACGGGTGGAATACATAAGCTTTTAGTCTAGTTGCTCATTATTTCTACTCTATTCTTGGTTATGTTAAATTATGCCTTTGCACAAGTAGAAATTGTTCTTTTCCTACTACCTATAT
Protein-coding regions in this window:
- the LOC107418397 gene encoding probable inactive poly [ADP-ribose] polymerase SRO5 isoform X2; this translates as MKYNGDQSRFYSVFHHGFETLPRDHSPEEKLIDRISHPGIIDAASETFEDQESSSVSDCESGTSGTNSDQLPFHSNGLLKLVEGNEVHDLIKRRFISGLGSLGAQASVIAIYRNTYSSVLGQARLHTFQIHSKAVEKKCGGNPNVKYAWYAPSSHNDISNIICHGFDHPQNNGLYGSGAYLAPDHCPLECVKRSTADETGLKHVLLCRVILGKAELVPPGSQQCRPSCEDFDSGVDDLSSPKKYIVWGIHMNTRILPEYVISFRDPPPPCLEGTTRIGEPFRKPKSPWMPFPGLISALSKFLPQPTIDLITKYHRQHRDKKISRPELIQRVRQLAGDELLIKVIKSFRAKVGNSTTNVESK
- the LOC107418397 gene encoding probable inactive poly [ADP-ribose] polymerase SRO5 isoform X1, whose translation is MKYNGDQSRFYSVFHHGFETLPRDHSPEEKLIDRISHPGIIDAASETFEDQESSSVSDCESGTSGTNSDQLPFHSNGLLKLVEGNEVHDLIKRRFISGLGSLGAQASVIAIYRNTYSSVLGQARLHTFQIHSKAVEKKCGGNPNVKYAWYAPSSHNDISNIICHGFDHPQNNGLYGSGAYLAPDHCPLECVKRSTADETGLKHVLLCRVILGKAELVPPGSQQCRPSCEDFDSGVDDLSSPKKYIVWGIHMNTRILPEYVISFRDPPPPCLEGTTRIGEPFRKPKSPWMPFPGLISALSKFLPQPTIDLITKYHRQHRVSLDKKISRPELIQRVRQLAGDELLIKVIKSFRAKVGNSTTNVESK